NNNNNNNNNNNNNNNNNNNNNNNNNNNNNNNNNNNNNNNNNNNNNNNNNNNNNNNNNNNNNNNNNNNNNNNNNNNNNNNNNNNNNNNNNNNNNNNNNNNNNNNNNNNNNNNNNNNNNNNNNNNNNNNNNNNNNNNNNNNNNNNNNNNNNNNNNNNNNNNNNNNNNNNNNNNNNNNNNNNNNNNNNNNNNNNNNNNNNNNNNNNNNNNNNNNNNNNNNNNNNNNNNNNNNNNNNNNNNNNNNNNNNNNNNNNNNNNNNATGGGAAAAAACAGCCAACGCAGACGCCGGGGCTTTCGCACCAGACCCAAGGGCCGGGTGGTCGATCCCCAGGCCCTGGCCGAGGTCCGAAGCCTGCTCGGCGATGAGCCCCGCCGACGCGACCTGCTGATTGAGCATCTGCACAAGATTCAGGACCGCTACGGCCATCTGTCGGCCGCTCATCTGGTCGCCCTGGCCGACGAGATGAAAATGGCGCCGGTCGAGGTCTACGAGGTCGCCAGCTTTTATCATCACTTCGACGTGGTCAAAGAAGATGACACGCCGCCGCCAGCGCTGACCGTCCGGGTGTGCGATTCGGTCAGCTGTGAGCTGGCCGGCGCCCAGGCCCTGCTGGCGTCTCTGCAAAACAGCCTAGGAGAGAACGTCCGGGTTCAGCGCGTGCCGTGCGTCGGCCGCTGCGAGGCCGCCCCGGCCGTTATTGTCGGCCAGAACCCGATCACGCAGGCCACACCGGACCGCGTGCAGCAGGCCGTCAGCCGGCGGGCCACAGCCTGTCCCGCCCCGAGCACGGTCGTTGATTATGGGGCGTATCAAAAAGACGGCGGCTATCGGCTGCTGCGCGCCTGTGTGCAGGGCGAACGCGAGCCCGAGTCGGTTATCCAGGCTCTGGAAGACGCCGGGCTGCGCGGCCTTGGCGGGGCGGGTTTTCCGGCCGGTCGCAAGTGGCGCATCGTCCGCGACTTCCCGGCCCCGCGGCTGTTGGCGGTCAATATCGACGAGGGCGAACCGGGCACGTTCAAGGACCGCTACTACATGGAACGCGACCCCCACCGCTTTCTGGAGGGGATGCTGATCGCCTGCTGGGCGGTCGGCATTGACGAGGTCTACATCTATATCCGCGACGAGTACCCGGCCTGCATCCAGATCATCAAAGACAGTATCGCCGCCCTGCAAGCCGACCCGCCCGGCCCCCTGCCCCGCATTCATGTCCGGCGCGGCGCGGGCGCCTACATTTGCGGCGAAGAGTCGGGCATGATCGAATCCATTGAGGGCAAACGCGGTATGCCGCGGCTGCGGCCGCCGTATGTGGCCGAGGTCGGGCTGTTTGGACGACCGACCCTGGAGCATAATTTTGAGACGCTGTTCTGGGTGCGCGAGATTGTCGAAAAAGGCCCGGACTGGTTTGCCGGCCAGGGGCGAAACGGCCGCAAGGGGCTGCGCTCCTTCTCGGTCAGCGGGCGGGTCAGTAAGCCCGGCGTCCATCTGGCGCCGGCCGGCATCACTCTGCGTGAGCTGATCGCCGAGTACTGCGGCGGCATGCTGCCCGGCCACGAGCTGTACGGCTACTTCCCGGGCGGGGCCTCGGGTGGCATTCTGCCCGCCTCGCTGGCCGACGAG
This is a stretch of genomic DNA from Desulfurellaceae bacterium. It encodes these proteins:
- a CDS encoding NAD(P)H-dependent oxidoreductase subunit E produces the protein MGKNSQRRRRGFRTRPKGRVVDPQALAEVRSLLGDEPRRRDLLIEHLHKIQDRYGHLSAAHLVALADEMKMAPVEVYEVASFYHHFDVVKEDDTPPPALTVRVCDSVSCELAGAQALLASLQNSLGENVRVQRVPCVGRCEAAPAVIVGQNPITQATPDRVQQAVSRRATACPAPSTVVDYGAYQKDGGYRLLRACVQGEREPESVIQALEDAGLRGLGGAGFPAGRKWRIVRDFPAPRLLAVNIDEGEPGTFKDRYYMERDPHRFLEGMLIACWAVGIDEVYIYIRDEYPACIQIIKDSIAALQADPPGPLPRIHVRRGAGAYICGEESGMIESIEGKRGMPRLRPPYVAEVGLFGRPTLEHNFETLFWVREIVEKGPDWFAGQGRNGRKGLRSFSVSGRVSKPGVHLAPAGITLRELIAEYCGGMLPGHELYGYFPGGASGGILPASLADEPLDFDTLQPHGSFIGSAAIIVLSDKDSAKAAALNAMRFFSHESCGKCTPCRVGTAKAAGLMAKDRWDTGLLEDLAQVMGDASICGLGQAAPNPLRSVIKYFPQELS